DNA from Drosophila suzukii chromosome 2R, CBGP_Dsuzu_IsoJpt1.0, whole genome shotgun sequence:
TAAAGAGGCCAGATGAGATTGAATTGGGTTCGAAGCTGGGAAAAAATGCAGAGGACCgaagaaaaatgtttaaaaaaagtgTCAGAACAGATTATAGCTTTTGATAAGGACTTATGGGAAAAAGATTAATTTAGGGAGACTTTAAAGCATTATTATATATAGAATCTGTATGGAAAATTAAACATACGGGTAAAAAtagtaatttaatttatactTAATTACTATAAAACATTGAAAGCCTTGTATCTATGTAAATGTTTTGCATTCATCGGCTacttaataataaaatactgACTAAGGGcgtatttttaaatgttatgtTAACTTTTCTCATTGAGTTAAATTTGAATTGATTATTTGATAAAATGACTTTCTGAATAATATATAAGGTTTTATCTGACTGAAACTTGTTTTTTCATTAAGACAAATAACCATCTTGACCCTaacatgacattgagaaatcggcTATATTGTTATTGctattgttttttattttttaatagcATAATTTATTGCATAAAACAttgtattttgttattataataTCAAAGTAAAATAATCTTTAAAACATTGTGAAAAATGGTTGGAAATTCCTGGAACATTAAATTAATTCTGGCATCCCACTCAAATATGGATTAAGTTGCGCCCCTGGAATTCCGATCGCTGTCATCGACTGCAACAATTGCTGGCTGCACTGCACTCTTCAATTTTCATCCACTCCACCTGGCAGCCCAATAAATCCTGAGGCCCCTCGATGTCGGTTTCAGGGCCTGGATATATTCTTCTGAGCGGCAGTGGCAGCAACTCCTCCGGACTGACAGCCGGGTTTTTTGCCTGCATGAATATTTCATGAATGCCACTTCTCACAAATAAAGTTGTTTGGCAGTCACATTTTGTTGCCCCTGATGCTCCCGGTGCTCCCGATGCGCTTCCCGTGTCAATCAATTCATGCAGACAAGAGATCCCTTGACTTTGGGACATATATTCATGCCAAATCCCCCCCGTTTCCCTGGCCAACGCTTTAATATTACGCATACGTCGCATAAGCCGCTGACTAAACATGCCATCCGGGGAAAAGTGGGCGAGGCAGTGGGCAGCCAGGGCGAAACATTTTTATCGCTGTCAGGAATTCACACAGGCAACAGCAAACAgcaacaaacaacaaacaaaaacagggccaacagcaacatcagccaCACCAGCAACAATTCACTTTGGTCATTAGCATAAGAGACGGGGGAATTTGCCGGCCAGCGATGCTCTTAATTACACATTCCTAATGTGGGTCATTCCGACCCCAAAAGACAGTCGGCGGATGGGGCGGCAGGAGCCGGAAATTAAGATCCATCAGGGCAACGAAGCACAGATTAAATATCTGTAAGATGATGTTTCATTCGAGAGAAGCTAATTAATGGCTTAATTTTGGGATCAACGAGCTTATACTTAgccaattttaaaatgtatcttaAATAACTTCATATTTTGTTTAGGGAACTCAAGATTGTTTATGGTATCAAGGCTTTAGGTTTTTTATTTAGCTTGATAAGGTAcaaaagttatattttatacCAAGAAAATGTAAGCTAATGgattttcgaatacaattttctttataattttcaaacaCCCTTAtgtattttgtacttttaaaggaaagttttttaagttttattacTTCGTATTATAGCAATTAAATATTTGTCCACATGGTTGGTGAAATAATGTCTTAGATATtctttattaattataaaaaacaaaaattctaTCTCTTTAGCAAAATACTTTCGTAATAAATTTAGAGACCTACGTATTCGCCAGTTAAATAGACCTGTTTGTGATCCAGAATGGCAAAAAAGAAGGGTCGATTAGCAAAAAATTGTACTCCATTTTCCCGCCGTGATCTAGGTGCTAAAAATAGGTAAACGCATAAATGAAAAGTATAGAGCGGTCCCACAAGTTCATGAATTAACCCACCTTTTTCTTCCACGTAACTTTGCTTCACCTCATTAATGCCCCCCTCATCGATATCGATTGCTGCCGTGTGCAACATGCTGGAAAGTCGTAGTTTTTTGGTGTTCGAAAGTCTCCCGAAGTTTGCGGTCTCACTATACAAACTTTTAAAACCCATATCACTCAAAATGTGAGGAACAAGCTCCACTGAGTAGGTGAATCTCAGTTTTGGTAGTTGCACCTCCACCAGTTGCTTCTTGGCCAACTTGATTAACTCTGTGAGATTCTCGTAAGTGGGCATTATAAACTTCATTGGCTTAAGGTCAACGGTACTTTTTAAAACAGAGCTCAAAAGAATCATGAATTTGACGTCTTTATTGCCAGCCATTGGTAGAAGTAGCATCTCCGTATCAGCCAACTTTGCATAGGGGTACCTAACTCCAATCTGGTGCATTGTGGGTACCACCACAACCCTTTCCTCTTGATTTGGCAAAAAGTGTTCGTTAAAGGGACGATGTCTGGTATTTTTCCTGGGAAACGGGGTTTCCCAACGACCTTCTATCACTCCGGCGCTTATTGAAATCATCTGTGTGTCCTTACTGAGATTACGTTTCCTTACCAATCTGGCTGTCATTGCGCTTGTAAACATATCCACTCTTTGGTTGATCTCAAACAGATGTTTTCCTGGATCCACAAAATCCATGATATCCAAGTCACTCACATTCCTAACCGCCTCTCTGGCAGAATCGGTTATATCTATTGGAGTTACCAGCAGAGTTCTGAAGCCCTGAACCTTTGGCCACTCTCCGGAAATTCCCTCTTCCGGTGGCCACTGCCAACGACCCTTTAAGCTCTCCCTAGTTACTCCATCTGACAATTGGTAGAGGGTTTGGAGGGCAAAGATCAAAGGAGGATGACATATAAGGCTTCCTCGGGGTCCTTGATGTCTACTCACTATATATCGGTGTATTTTACCTTCGTTGAGCAGTTCGTTTTGCCCCACTGCCAAATACAAAACGGAGAAGTATAACACCTTATCTGAAAGGAAGGTTTTAGATTTCACTCcttaaaatattgttcaatTCAATTACACTTCATGTTGAGACTTTAGGTTTTGTGAGGGAGTTTCATCTTATCAGTAAGGTAAGAATACTGTTTAGTAAAAACAATTTGTTCCAGTTTCTCTTTTGATCTAAAAGAAAGCAAAACTAATTTTCATATTATATTTACtattaaagtttttaagaTGATTCTTAAGTGAAACTCATTATTTAGCAGTTTATTTATGTATAGAAAAGAGGTAAAGGCCTTTTATTAGACATGCTTAGGGACCTAAAAACTCGCCAGTGAAGAGGACCTGATTTTCAGTAACAATGGAGAAGAAGAATGGGCGATCGGCAATGAACAACTGATTCGATCTTAACACTTTCGAAAAGGCcactgagaaaaataaaaagaaaggAAATTAAGTTAGCATAAATACTCAAAAATCAGGCTCAACTTACAAGTGCGGATTTCAAATGGTTCTTCATTAATTCCGAACTCGTCGAGTCGAATGGATGTGGCATGCACCATGCTGGATagctttattttgtttaaagtTAGCCTGCTGAAATCAGCATCTTTTTCATGAACCCGTCGAATCCCCATTCCATTGAGGGCTGTGGGTACTAGTTCGGTACGATATTCGAACTCAAGCTTTGGGATCTGCACATCCACGGTCTCAAGATATCCCTTCTTCAGCAGTTCTAGTGGGTTATACTGATTGGGTATTTTATAGGATTTCTTATCGCTGATTTGAGGACTCAGAAGAATTAGGAAAGTAAGGTTATTCTTGAGCGGCAGATGTAGCAGTTGCAGTCCTTTAAAGTCATCATATAGGAAATTTCCTGTCAAAACCATCGAATCTATGGCCACCGTCCGACTTCCACCATGTTCATCAACTTGGCTATGGAAAACCCGTAATCCGGAGTTTTTGGGATCAAAGCTTTGCATCCATTGGGCGCTCATTGTGGCTGTGCTGACGGATATCAGCTGGGTATCCGCATTTAACTTACGTCGCTGCAGAATGGACGAAAAATAGGAGCTCTGATGCGTATCCTTCAAGAACTCATTGAACTTAAAGAGACTGCGTCTCGGAAAGGTAAAGTCAATGAACTTTAGCTGGGCCAGTTCAGCAATGGCTTGTATTCCGGGATAGAGTACTCCAGTGCCTTCTGCTAAGAGCAGCGTATTCGTATGGTTCACCCACAGTTCCGGACTTATTTTCGGAAGGGGTCTAACGTACAACCCATTGAACTCCTTATAAGTTTCACCATCCGTTATAACCGAAAGTGTTTCGAGGGCATTAAGAACTTCGGGATGGTAGATAAGAACACCAGGTGGTAAGGGATCTCGACCCGAAATCAATTTGTGGAGTAGTTGGGGCGATAAGCTGGGACTCGAGATGGAAGCACCCAGCAACATAAGCTGCATTAGGAGCTTCAACCAAGGGCGGTctgaaatgaaaataaatcaatataataaatcaataaatgaAATACTGGTCTTACGATTTATTACATTTCATTTTCAGGTTCTCACGTTTTCCCTTCAACACCTTTTGTTGCAGACTAGCTATAGGTATTGGGTCTAGCATGACAGTGGTGCCGAAATTAGTTACACACCTTATGCTTGATATTATAAAGGGCTTGGCTAATTGCTTTTAACTTAGCCTTTCTGCAtctttaaaaaagaaataatatattcttttataaAGACCACTTGCCCTGCGATACTTAATCATCTTGCCATTTGGCGAAACATTCATCTTAGTGCACTTCATTAAcgccatataaataaattttggCTGGGGAAACAACTTGAACTCTGGATCCCCGTTGCCGAAATTCAGGCTCCGACGAACGCGAAATTAATTAACGTTGCTGCAAACTTTGGCCACTACAATCTTTTGTCATAGTTCTCCAGCAGCTCCATTTGGTGACCCTCCTCCAAGTTTTTCAGAACGGAAAAATGTCACGCAAATAACAAAAGCAACGTTTTCCCATGGGGGGTTTGAAAGCGTTCAGGAATGAGCAAACAAAACTTAAAACTGGCTGGCAGCCATTTTGTGAAAAGTGTTTCAGTCCGATCCGCTGCATCCTCTTTTCCACGACTTTTCccaaaaaagaaataagaaaACTCCCCGAGGACAGTCGGTCATTTTCGCCTTCCTTTTTCTTGTATCCCACGAAAGGCGGAAGACGGGCGGGAAATTCTCTGgcatttgtttttctttcgCAGGACCTTAACTTCCTTGAAAAAAAATGCAGGGCctttaattatttttcacCAACTGCCCAAAGTAACATTTTAAGCGTacaattaaatgtttaagtgtaGCAAAAGAAAAGCTCAAGAAAGGGAACAATTTCCCAAGGCATAAATCCATGGATTTACACTGCGCGCAATGCAGTTGGTGCAATTGCAACGTTTCATTTGCTTCGCCCGCGCATTTGTTTgcctgtttgtttgtttgttgctGTGTGTTTGCCGCCGAAATTGAATTTCTCTCTCTGGCTGAGCGGAAAACAATAAACAAGCCAAGTGAGAAGGCGACGGAGCGCAGCGGAGAAAAGAGAAAGAGAAAGGGGGAGAAAGATGGATGGTCCAAGAGAAAGGGGGAGGGGAGGGGGGAAGCTGCCGGCGGAAGGAAAGCGAAGGTAACCAAGTTGCGTATACGCCACGTTGCCCTCGGACTGACTTTTGTTTTATGCAGCACTTTGGAAAAGGGGGTAGGTTGATTCTATTAGCAGTTTCGTGAGGAAAGATTTTATTggaaacaaaataaaattactttCACAACTTCTTAGGTGGTCTTGTAATAAATACAATAAGTAAGgctattatacattattattattcttctATTCATTTCCTTATAAACAGTTTCATAAAAACCACGTAAGATTTTCAATCATTTGTGTTAGTAAAGTAATAAGGTTATCGTAGGGaatactaaaataaaaacgtaGGTAATACAtaagttaaaaatttaatttaaatatttttcatacattttaaatatggaaatatAAGCTTCAAAAATTTTGGTAAATTTAGAGATTTTCAAGTAATATTATCTACGTtgattcatatatttttaaatattttttttattaccgACGAACTTAAGGGTATCTAAAAAGTCGCCTAACCATGCCATTTCTTATAACCCCCCTCCCCAGGGCTTTTTGCCGGCTGGTGTCGCTTTTCTTGGCACATTGTTTGCCCCAAACGGAAGGAAACACTTTCATTATCACTTTGGCGCTGCAAATTTATAGCGACAGCCGAGCGAAGTCGCAGCTCCTGGGAGCCAAATGCACGTATTCCACCGATATCTTCGGGCCTGAAGCGTGCAAAATGTAAAGTTAAGCGGAAAGCGATAAAGGTATTACCGCGCACGGTTGTGCAATCCCCTGTCCAATCGATGTCGACGGTGAAAGTCAATGGCTGGGGCGGGATTACGGGCAGTTGAAGACGCACCATGGTGGCTTTCATTGGATTGCTATTGCCCCTTTTAGTAGGGGCCATTTGGGCTGAAGAAAGCGAGGAGTCTGAAGAAACGACCGAGTTGAGGAGCCACTGGGGCCAGGAGTACGGTGACTACAACTTTGCGGGGGAACTCTATAACCATGTGGGCTCTACCATGGCGGATGACCAGGATTTTGTGATCTCACCTCTGGGCGTTTCTCAGGCCCTGGGATTGCTGCTCTTCGCCGTGGGTCCCAAATCAGCGGCAGAAATCGACGCCGTTCTATATCCGAAGGAAGCCAATGCGAGTGGTTTAGCTCCTCGAAATTTTCTGCAGAGTGGTGAATTAACCTATGCAACAGTGGCTGCTTTGCGACCGGATATCTATATAGATCCTGGGTTCTTAAAGGATGCTGCAGATCTGGATTCCTACGTATACAAGACGCACTTTGCCCAACGGGATGTGACGCCATTTAGTAACTTTCTCAACCTTAAATCTCGCGGAAAAATCGACGTGGGTCTTCCGGAACTACTAGGCGATTATAATCCAGCAAATCGACTGCTATTCTTCAATGTCCTAGACTTTACAGCTGAGTTCAAATATGGCTTCCACATTGAAAATCGAGTTCTGGTTGCCAGAAGGACCTTGGCGTGGCATGGATTTATTCCTGAGTTGAGGACCCGGGTACTGGGATTGGGTCTCAAGGATTCCAGCGCTGAACTGATGATTCTGCTGCCAATTCGAAAGGCCAACATTGAGATGGTGGAGAGCAGATTGCGGACCGTGGATGTGCGAAAGATACGCAGTCGATTGAATATAACCCTAATGAACATCAGTCTGCCAAAGGTGGAAAGTAGCAAGCTTCTGAATTTAAAGGAACCTCTGAGGGAGGCGGGCATAATCACTGTTTTCAACAAGACCACAGCTGATCTGAGTGCCTTTAAATCGGAGTTGCCCCTGGATGATGTTATAGTTTACACAAAAATGAATATATTTAGTCAAGGCATCAATGGAAGATCTTCGAATACCAGCAATAGTGAACAGATTTCTCAACTGGAGGTAGACAGCCTAAGAGCCTTCGTCCAGGAGGAGAAACCTGTGCAGTTCGAGGCCCTGAGGCCGTTTATTTATGCGGTATTGGACTCGCGACATGTCTACTTAATGGGTCGTCATTTTCCAACTTTGTGATTTTAAACTGAATTACTAGACATCGGATTATATGCAAACAACAAATCTTATTAATTAcacttttaaatttgattaaGGATACATTTTTCTGTcaatataaaaaaagttaGTTCAAAGGTTAAGGTTGCATTCAATCTGATGTCTACTAATTgcaatacataaataaaataccaTCTAACAAACTGTATTAATTCTTTTTATTGGAGAAATGGTATCAATGGATGTAAAACTTCAAATATGTTATAATCCAGCTGCTCATTAAACCTATAATCTTTGGtgtcttttcttttttcttcattttctCAGTAAACTTAATGTCTCATTTTACTTGCATAtctttatctgtgcattttCCTTCACcaatatttccattttcctcATACTTTCATTCCTTTGAACATTCTCCTTCACCAATTGAATCATTTTTCCGGATAAACTACGCTTATATTCATACTGTACTCCCTAACAGTTTTGTGTTTTTCTTGTCCCTCTATTATTTGCCCTTTCCTTATTCATTTCAGCAGTTTGTTTTGGCCCATTCTGTCGGTCGTCAGCTGTAACAATTTGCGGAAATTAGCCAAGGTGTTTTATGGTCATCACCATCGACCCGCCCTCCACCAGCTTTTACAGTCATCGGTTGAAGGAGCCGTGGCACTTCGAAGTGGATTGTTGTCCGGCAATGTGAAAATGTTTACTTTTTCTACGGTTTGCTTTTCCAACACTCCGCTCCAACCGTAGAGCTGCCTTTGGGGGCTTTTTAATTGAGGTCTAAGCCGTAATTAAGCAGCTCGGCCTTTTGCCATGTGCTCTAATTCTATTTTTGCAGTTTAATGAAGTCCTTGGCTGCAGGACGTTCCTCCGTTTCGTCCTCTCGTTACCTGTCACCTGGGCAAATTGGCCGGCATTATTCATTCACTGTCCCTTAAAGCTCTGGCCCAGGCCTGTGATACAGCCTGCCAGCCAGTCGTCGTTCTGACCCGGCTTAAATGCCAATATATCACTTGGCAGAAACGACACCTGGTCTATGATGGTGGGGAGTCTTATAGGTAAGTGTAGGTTTAGAAATAAGTATTTCAAAAATATGTTTTGGGGGTGCCACAAAAATCAATAAAGGTTTGAAATcaactttaaattaaatttttaggtgcctaaaagtatgcaatgaatAAATTATGGTAGTCTTTATGAATAATTTTATGGTACTTCtgagtttaaaatatattgttgcatacttttagacacttaAAGTGACATTTAACAGTGTTTTCAAAACTCTAGTGATTtaaatttacatttaatttaatatatattatatatttctagcttataattttttcaagGACATATAAGTACCACTAGTATTTTCACCGCAACTGTGTGAGTGCTTTGCGAATTTGTGTTAGTGCTGTGGAGTATAACATgcatcacacacacacatgtcTTCACAGGATACTAATTATGATTGCGGTGGCATGGCAAGGACATTGAAGCGTCTGTTCGTCCTTGCACCTGCATCAGCCAGATGAGTAAATAGCTGCGTGTGTGTGCATAAGCCGATGCTTGTGAATGGGTGTGCTTTAAGCATCCACACAACTCCAATAAATGACGTCCGTAGTGAAAGGATATGCCATCTTGGGGGCGATTTCAACTTGAGCCGAAAGTGAACTATTCATGGGGAAACCTTCTTTAATCTCCCTTAGCGCTGGCTAATTAAATTGTAATCTCGCTCCAGTTTTTGGCAAGCTTCTCTGGTTTTTCGTAGAATTTTTAATTCCATGCTCTTGCTGAagattaattaaattaaatataaaagcAGGAAATCTGAAAAGTTCATCCACTTCAAGCACATTTAAAGGTAAAACATATATTAAATCTGTTCTTAATTTATCTATCTTTGTAGGTATCTTTGACCCTTACAAAATACAGCTTTACTTAGATATTGTATAGatttctataaaaaaatgtaaatgcaTTAACCCTACATCTATCAATATTTAATCAAATTTAACCTCCCATTATCGACCTTTGTTCAGCATACCCCATCGTTGGGAAAACCCAATTTATACCAACAACATTAAGCATTAACCTTTTGTTTTCTTGGCAGCAGTTCAAGCACCATCCCAGCGATAAGCCCCGGGTATTTCAATTTAACTTGGTTACAAATCGTAAACCCAGTCCTCACCCCTTTGCAATTCAATAAAGAACTCAGTCCCAGAGCCCGGGAACCATCATAAATTTTCGTCATTCTCAGCTGCACCTTTGGCTGAATACATCTTACCATTTACCCAACATTTTGCCCACCCCTTTACCGCAAAACACCTGTACTGCCACGCCCCGCTCCTCGAGCCATTTGTCAGGGAAATGGGTGGTTGGGGGTCGGGGGTTGGGGGCTGGGGACTTTGGGCCGGGAAAATGGGGCTTCCGAATAGGAATAGCTGCCAAGTCATGTCACTGCCTGCTCATCTACATACACGCAGAGATCCTGCGCCAGGATACGAGGGCAACTCGTATGCGAAAATACCTTCGTGACTCCCAGCCAACTACGTGTTGGGGAAAGTCCCTTTCCCACCCCACACTTTTCCCCGCTCGCGACTTATATTTACTGTTTTTCAAATTGCACTTTGCAACTTTTGGCTGCCAGCGCTTTTTTCCAAATCCAGACACACACCCCTTGGCTTTTTGCCCCATGTGTTTATGGCTTCTTAATTGTGTGTCCCAGCCAGAACTTTTTCCTTTTCTGGTTTTCTcctgtgtttttttttgtccCCCCATTGACAGTTTATGTTAATCCCGGTTGTCGGCACAGAAATGTGGTAAATACCCTTAATCAGGTTGATATTAATATTGATTAATTACCCGTCATGTTTGCACATATTCCCACCgtaaatattgtttttaaaaataattaaaatgtttttgtcCATTCAATGCTTGATTGGTGGGCATAATTAAGCAGCTTAATTGAGCATGAATGGAATGAACGCAACTATTGATGGAATGATTAACTGGGATAAAAGGGGACACTGGGTATAATGGAAATGATTATGGAGGagttaattatacccgttactcgtagagtaaaagggtatactagattcgtcggaaagtatgtaacaggcagaaggaagcgtttccgaccccataaagtatatatattcttgatcaggatcactagccgagtcgatctagccatgtccgtctgtccgtctgtccgtctgtccgtctgtccgtctgtctgtccggatgaacgctgagatctcggaaactatgagagctaggctattgagatttggcgtacagattcctgagcttcttacgcagcgcaagtttgtttcagtagactgccacgcccactctaacgcccacaagccgcccaaaactgtaactcctacagttttgatgctagatagaaaattttaactgaaatgtattgctctcatcaatacctatcgattgaccagaaaaaaagtttgccacgcccacttaaacgcccacaaaccgcgaaaacctgtgacgcccacactttgcatgctagataaaaaattttaactgaaatgtattggtgtcgtcaatacctatcgattgatccaaaaataattttgccacgcccactctaacgcccataacgcttaaatctgttcaccgccggtaggtggcgcattttaatttcgctttgctgcttgcatatctccatttccctttgagtaacgggtatctgatagtcgaggtactcgactatagcgttcttccttgttttaaatgCATTcctttgttatatttttaatgctCTTAGGGtggttaaaaaatatataggatgatttatttccatttaaaaatgtatacctctttaaacttaaattatttaatagcTGCCACATCTAAAGAATGACATTTATCtttttttcataaatatttattatgatttttaaGGCCTACCGCAAGAATTTTATAAGCTTCTTCGTAGTTATGCAAACATTTCATATTTTAAGAGGTTTATAAAATTAGTTTCTAATTTTCAACTTTTGCCATCACATGCTGGCCTGTGAATTATTTAGCCTGAGCTCTTTGAAAACGTTTTAAGCCCCTCAGCTTAGATGCGAGCTTGTAGTTTAATGCCCAGAAGGATCAAATTGCTTTGCAGTCTTGTTTGTGTTGGAATTTTAATTGGTTGCAAAATCAATAATCAGCAATGCGGCATGAACTATTTATGTGTGTCAAACCAATTGCCAGACCTGCGGCCCACAAGTTAAAGTCCCTAAACCAACACAAGTGCCAGTTAAATAAGCACACAAACACATATACACTCATACACACGCATGACAACTTCCGCTCACTCACACCAGCAAAACAAACTGAACTTGAGTCAAGAGTTATGGCAGGCAAATTGACTTGAGGAAATTTTTGCTGCAAAGTATGCAACGCTTTTTCGGCACTCCatttgtgtttgtgtgtgtttttcCGGGGTTTTTGAATGTTTTTTCGTGGGGTTTTGGGGGGTTTTTGGGGGCTTTTGGGGTAATGGAGGGGAGGTGTGTCTGCAAGCTAAGCCGAGTCAAAATCTAATTGGATTTGTGCTCACTCAATGAACTGCAAACGAAAAGTGTTTTATATGATTATTCCACTGGGAGCCTCCGGGGACCCGAGaaatgaacatttttattcCCACTTTGCACTTGCCATAGTCCATTAAACCAAAGTGCAAGTGTTTGCAAAATATGAGAAAGAGTACAGGGAAAAAAATCATGGTTTTTGGAGATATTGAAGATTTtgaaatacttttaaaatgtGCATTAAGGTATAACAAAGACTTTACTTTCGAATCGaacattataataattaataattaattaattaaattcctTTGAATTCTGTATAATGttaatattgatattattAGGCGCAaagatataatatttatatatcttagcacttttaaactaaaatttgTTGCTTTCGATAGGAGTAAAAGTTTATTTTAGAGATTGATTATAACaggtatattattttattcattAACATATAAGTTAAATAGTTTTCGTaagcttatattttttataggaATCTCTGATCTGTTTCTCTGTGCCAGTGTatctattgaaatatttttctcCCCTTGTTCATCTTTTATTGAGCGCCCTTGTGAAGGCGACAAAATATTTGCCACGCGACATTTCCAGCAATTAGGCGTAAAAACACGTAGCCAAGAATGGCGAACGGAATACCAGGGCATACTTGGGAATCGGGGGGTTTATCCATGgcgaaaatcgaaaaaaataaaatagggAGCAACTCCTCCTGCAGTCTTTAATGAGACGGAAAGCGAGCGCCAATCGCagcaattaaaattaattacagTATTTGTCAGCTTAGCCGGGCCAACTAAACCAACTGGCCACCAGTAAACTGGCCAGGATCCATTCAAAACCG
Protein-coding regions in this window:
- the LOC108008842 gene encoding neuroserpin-like gives rise to the protein MKYKVLYFSVLYLAVGQNELLNEGKIHRYIVSRHQGPRGSLICHPPLIFALQTLYQLSDGVTRESLKGRWQWPPEEGISGEWPKVQGFRTLLVTPIDITDSAREAVRNVSDLDIMDFVDPGKHLFEINQRVDMFTSAMTARLVRKRNLSKDTQMISISAGVIEGRWETPFPRKNTRHRPFNEHFLPNQEERVVVVPTMHQIGVRYPYAKLADTEMLLLPMAGNKDVKFMILLSSVLKSTVDLKPMKFIMPTYENLTELIKLAKKQLVEVQLPKLRFTYSVELVPHILSDMGFKSLYSETANFGRLSNTKKLRLSSMLHTAAIDIDEGGINEVKQSYVEEKAPRSRRENGVQFFANRPFFFAILDHKQVYLTGEYVGL
- the LOC108008810 gene encoding antitrypsin-like, encoding MQLMLLGASISSPSLSPQLLHKLISGRDPLPPGVLIYHPEVLNALETLSVITDGETYKEFNGLYVRPLPKISPELWVNHTNTLLLAEGTGVLYPGIQAIAELAQLKFIDFTFPRRSLFKFNEFLKDTHQSSYFSSILQRRKLNADTQLISVSTATMSAQWMQSFDPKNSGLRVFHSQVDEHGGSRTVAIDSMVLTGNFLYDDFKGLQLLHLPLKNNLTFLILLSPQISDKKSYKIPNQYNPLELLKKGYLETVDVQIPKLEFEYRTELVPTALNGMGIRRVHEKDADFSRLTLNKIKLSSMVHATSIRLDEFGINEEPFEIRTLAFSKVLRSNQLFIADRPFFFSIVTENQVLFTGEFLGP
- the LOC108008245 gene encoding heparin cofactor 2-like; its protein translation is MVAFIGLLLPLLVGAIWAEESEESEETTELRSHWGQEYGDYNFAGELYNHVGSTMADDQDFVISPLGVSQALGLLLFAVGPKSAAEIDAVLYPKEANASGLAPRNFLQSGELTYATVAALRPDIYIDPGFLKDAADLDSYVYKTHFAQRDVTPFSNFLNLKSRGKIDVGLPELLGDYNPANRLLFFNVLDFTAEFKYGFHIENRVLVARRTLAWHGFIPELRTRVLGLGLKDSSAELMILLPIRKANIEMVESRLRTVDVRKIRSRLNITLMNISLPKVESSKLLNLKEPLREAGIITVFNKTTADLSAFKSELPLDDVIVYTKMNIFSQGINGRSSNTSNSEQISQLEVDSLRAFVQEEKPVQFEALRPFIYAVLDSRHVYLMGRHFPTL